Sequence from the Nitrosopumilus maritimus SCM1 genome:
GCATAGAAGAAGAAGATTACATAAAATTTAGAATTTAGGCGTAAATTTTTTAAAAAATTAGTTAAAACTAAGGAAGAGTTTTTGAGGGAGTAGATCGCATTTTCAGTTAGAATGCAAAAACAAGAAAATACGACATTTCTAAAGGCTATCACCATTAGAGATATCAGTGATGTACATTCGATTAAAGAAGATATCAAAAAAGATATGATTTTGATTCTTAGAGTTACACCATTAGCACAAAAAGATGTAGATCAGCTTCGTAAAGTTGTTGAAGAATTGTATTCTATTGCAAAAACTGCTGGTGCAGATATTGCAAGATTGGGTGAAGAAAGAATTATTGTTGCACCAGCTAACATAAAGATCTGGAAACCAGAGTACGATCTAAAATAATTTTATTGCTTCTTGAATTTGAGGATAATGAGCAGGAACTCTATGCATTCTTCTAATATTCATAGCAAGATTTTCTGATTTCTTTCGTTCACCATGGTTAACT
This genomic interval carries:
- the sepF gene encoding cell division protein SepF; translated protein: MQKQENTTFLKAITIRDISDVHSIKEDIKKDMILILRVTPLAQKDVDQLRKVVEELYSIAKTAGADIARLGEERIIVAPANIKIWKPEYDLK